The Salegentibacter sp. Hel_I_6 region TTGTAAACCCCGCTTTCGGGCCAGAAGGCTTAAAGCTTTTAGATAATGGCTTCACTCCTGAAGAAGCTATAGAAACCCTTATCAATAATGATGATGGTCGTGATTTTAGACAACTTGCCATATTGGGAAAATCGGGAGAAAATTCAGCTTATACGGGTGAAAAATGTGTAGCAGAAGCCGAGCATGTTAACGGAGATAATTTTTCTGTTCAGGCGAATATGATGTTGAATGATGATGTTGTGCCGGCGATGGCCAGGGCATTCACTGAAAATGTAAACTTACCTCTAGCCGAAAGAGTTGTGGCTGTTTTAAAAGCTGCACAGGATGCCGGTGGTGATATCCGTGGAAAGCAATCGGCAGCATTAATTGTAGTAGGCCCTGAGAAAGTTGAAGAAATCTGGAAAGATAAAAAAATAGACCTTAGGGTAGATGATCACGAAAATCCCATAAAAGAATTAGATCGTTTGTTAAAAACTGCAAGAGCTTATGAATTCATGAACCGTGGCGATCTGGCTATGGAAGAAGGAAATGTAGAAAAAGCCCTCGAAGAATATGGCACTGCAGAAAGCATGTTCCCAAACAACCTGGAAATGAGATTTTGGAAAGCGGTAGCCCTCGCCAATAGTGACCGGCTGGAAGAAGCAAAGCAAATCTTTAATCGAATTTTTGATGAAGATGAAAACTGGCGCATAATGCTAAAGCGCTTACCAAAAGCCGGACTTATAGATGTTACAGAAGAGGAATTGAAGATGCTTACTGAGTAACTCTCATAGATTTAGTATCTTTAAAACTTAAAATAATACTGTTATGAAAATTACCTTTAATAAAATTTTTCTTGGACTTTCAGTAGTAGGGATTACTGCTTTTACTTCCTGCAAAGACGAAGAAAAAACACCGGAAACTGAAGAGAATAGACCCAATACAGAAATGAGTGGTAATAGCTCCGGAAATGCGGAAACTCCAGATGTAAATCCACCGCACGGCCAACCCGGTCACCGTTGCGATATGCCGGTTGGGGCTTCTTTATCTGGCAGCACCAATACAAATACTGATGCTGGTTCTTCTTCAGAGATGACTACTTCCCCTATTAGAATGAAAGAATCAAAACCCTCTAAAAACCCTCCTCACGGTGAGCCTTACCACGACTGCTCTATTCCTGTTGGAGGTGATTTGAAAGGATAAGTTTTGATTCCAAAAAATAAAAAAGCTGCCTGGAAAGTTTCATAATAGTCATCCTGAACTTGTTTCAGTATCTAAGTTGTTGATGTGCTTATCAAGACATATTAGAAGCTGAAATAAATTCAGCTTGACGAGAAAAATAACTTTCCAGACAGCTTTACTTAAAGTAATTAGAACCTAATCTAACCCACCTTTTCTCTCGGCATCTCTTGGCTCTGGCCAGGTCATTTGCTCGCCAGATCTTCTGCTAATTGGCAACACGGCTTTTTCCCTTGATGAAGTTTCAGGATCTTCGCTAGCCATATAGGTCATAATTGCGGTTAAGATCACGTTGCTTCGAACATCGTCAAAAACAATTTTATCGTAAGTATCTAAATTGGTATGCCAGGTATAATTCCAATAAGACCAGCTTAAAGAACTCAGCATAAATGCAGGCGCACCGGCAGCTACAAAAGAAGCATGGTCAGAGCCTCCACCAGAGGGAGTTCCTGGGAAAGAAGTTTCAATTTCTCCTTTTATCTCCTGCGGAACCGGCTCCAGCCATCTTCCTATATAATCGTATGCATGAAGAAATCCCTGTCCGCTAATATTTTTTACTCTTCCTGTTCCATTATCCTGGTTGAATAACGCCTGAACATTGGCTACAATTTCAGGATTATCTTTTACAAAAGCGCGAGAACCATTAAGTCCCTGCTCTTCGCTTCCCCAATGCCCGGCGATAATTGTACGCTTCGGGTTTGGATATAGTTTTTTAAGGATTCGCATCGTTTCCATCATCACCATAGTTCCGGTAGCATTATCGGTTGCGCCGGTTCCACCATCCCAGGAATCAAAATGCGCTGAAAGAATAATATATTCTTCAGGTTTCTCGCTACCTTCAATTTTTGCAATAGTATTAAAAGTTGGCACTTCTCCAAGATCTTTAGATTCTGCTACCACCTTAATTTCTGGGGCATTATCATTTTCCGCTAAACGGTAAAGCAATCCGTAATCTTCCAAATTAATATCTATTGTAGGAATTTTACTGGTATACCCACCAAAAACTTTATTAGCACCAAACCCATGAGACCAGTTAGAAGTTACAATTCCCGCAGCGCCTGCTTCTTCAAGTGCTTTTGGCAATTCGCGGTAGCCATAACCGGTTTTTTCAATTCGGTTTCTCCAAAGAGAATCAGCTTCTTTTATACTTTTCTGCATATTTTCCCAGGACTTTTCGGTCGCCCATTCTTCCCAGTTATATGGAGGTCTTCCGGTAGGTTCGTTTACAGAGATCATTACAAATTTTCCTTTTACGGAAGAAAGCATTTCGGCGAATGCCGTAGAATCTGTAGCTTCAGGTAAAATAACCACCTCAGCGGTCACTCCTTTTTTTCCGGTTGAAGGACTCCAGGCCAATTGACGCCCCTGTAACGTTCTCAATCTTGGTTCTACAAGGTCAATATGAGTGATCCCACGCTCCCAGCCACGCCAGGTGCCATATTCTTCATTTTCAGCCGAAATTCCCCAGCTATCATATTTTTTTACCGCCCAATCATGAGCATTTTTCATTTGCGGAGTTCCTACTAATCTAGGTCCCACTACATCTACAAGTTCGTGAGCAAGTTCTTCTAATTTCGAATTATCATTGGCCTCATTAACAATTTTATCGACCATTTCTTCCTGTGCCTGTACCTGCAATGCACCTGCTATAAGGAATAAACTAAAAAGGTTTCGTAAGTTTTTCTTCATTCTGTTTTAATTAATTTTTAATATTTAAGGCTAAAGATAAGACATCAGGAACCTCGCGGCAAGTCTTCAGTAATTAAAGCATAAAGAAGAAGAATGTTAATTAGGTTCTCACCTGGGCTTTACTCTTTTTAGCATTTTAACTATATTGGCAGAGCTTAAAAAAATCAAACCCACAATCCCTTAATTCCATGAAAAAACTTCTACCTTATTCATCTAAAATTAAATTTCACCTTCTTTTCTTAACATTATTAAGCTTTAGCTATAGTGCAATTTCGCAAACTAGTGAACTTTCATTAGAAAAGATTATGCAGGATCCTAATTGGATGGGTACTTTCCCCTCTAATATAAAATGGAGTGCCGATAGTGAAACCCTATATTTTGATTATAATCCTGAAAAAAATGCACAGGATTCCCTTTATAAAATTGATCTAAAAAATACTTCAGAGATCAGTAAAGTTAGCCTGGAGGAAGAACGAAAAATAATTCCCGGATACGGCGATTTTAATAAGGACAGAAGCAAAAAAATCTTCAGCAAAAAAGGAAATCTGGTAATATATGATCAAAAGTCTGGTGAAACAACCCAGTTATTAGATCTCTCAGAAAGTATTTCGAATGCCGAATTTATGGAAGATGAAAACAAAATAAGTTTTATCTCGGGTGAAAATGCGTTTATCTACGACAGGAAAGCGGGAAGCATTAAGCAACTTACCAATATATCTAAAGGCAAGGCTGAAGAAGATAAAGAAGATAAA contains the following coding sequences:
- a CDS encoding DUF1028 domain-containing protein — translated: MKQFLLFTALVFTSSLNTEAQNSKISGDAFAHTYSIVARDAKTGEMAVGVQSHWFSVGPLVAWGKSGVGVVATQSFVNPAFGPEGLKLLDNGFTPEEAIETLINNDDGRDFRQLAILGKSGENSAYTGEKCVAEAEHVNGDNFSVQANMMLNDDVVPAMARAFTENVNLPLAERVVAVLKAAQDAGGDIRGKQSAALIVVGPEKVEEIWKDKKIDLRVDDHENPIKELDRLLKTARAYEFMNRGDLAMEEGNVEKALEEYGTAESMFPNNLEMRFWKAVALANSDRLEEAKQIFNRIFDEDENWRIMLKRLPKAGLIDVTEEELKMLTE
- a CDS encoding M20/M25/M40 family metallo-hydrolase; translation: MKKNLRNLFSLFLIAGALQVQAQEEMVDKIVNEANDNSKLEELAHELVDVVGPRLVGTPQMKNAHDWAVKKYDSWGISAENEEYGTWRGWERGITHIDLVEPRLRTLQGRQLAWSPSTGKKGVTAEVVILPEATDSTAFAEMLSSVKGKFVMISVNEPTGRPPYNWEEWATEKSWENMQKSIKEADSLWRNRIEKTGYGYRELPKALEEAGAAGIVTSNWSHGFGANKVFGGYTSKIPTIDINLEDYGLLYRLAENDNAPEIKVVAESKDLGEVPTFNTIAKIEGSEKPEEYIILSAHFDSWDGGTGATDNATGTMVMMETMRILKKLYPNPKRTIIAGHWGSEEQGLNGSRAFVKDNPEIVANVQALFNQDNGTGRVKNISGQGFLHAYDYIGRWLEPVPQEIKGEIETSFPGTPSGGGSDHASFVAAGAPAFMLSSLSWSYWNYTWHTNLDTYDKIVFDDVRSNVILTAIMTYMASEDPETSSREKAVLPISRRSGEQMTWPEPRDAERKGGLD